DNA from Deinococcus cellulosilyticus NBRC 106333 = KACC 11606:
TTGATGCCGCAGAGGCTTCGCTCAATTTCAAGATGCTGGAACGGGCCGGAGAGAAAGTGCTGCTGGCAGATTCCAGCAAATTCAACCGCAGTGCCCCTTACCGGGTGGCGGAACTCTCGGCCCTGACCCGCATCATCACCGACCACCACCTGCCAGATGATCTGGCCCGTCGCATCACCGACCAGGGTGTGGCCCTGGAACGGGCAAGCAGCACTGTGCCACAGGTGGGAGAAATCGGGTGAAACACAGCCTCACTGGACAGGTGCTCACCGCACAGGGACTGAAAACAGGCACCCTCCATTTTGACCAGCAGGTGCTGGGCTTTGAAGAACAGGAACTGCAAGGACCCCAGAACCTGATTCTGCCCGGGTTCATTGATGTGCATGTGCATGGTGGGGGTGGATTTGATGTGATGGACGGCCTGGAAGGCATTCGGGGCATGGCCAGATATCATGCAAGACATGGAACCACCTCACTGCTTGCCACCACCATGACAGGGCCCTGGGATCAGGTGGTGGAGGTGCTCAGGGACATCAAACAGGCCAGTCAAACCCAGGAGCCAGACTGTGCCCAGGTGCTCGGCGCCCATCTGGAAGGCCCCTTCATCTCAAAACACCGTCTGGGCGCACAACCGGATTTCACCCTGGAGCCCACGCCTGAGCGAGTCAGTGAGGCTCTGAGTGCTGGAAACATCCGGGTGGTCACCCTGGCACCAGAAGTTCCCCACGCTGCAGGGGGCATCAGGCAATTTGTGGATGCAGGTGTGAGGGTGAGCATCGGTCACACTGCAGGAAATGAACAGGATGCCCTGCAAGCCGTTGAGCTTGGAGCCAGCAGTTGCACCCACACTTTTAATGCCACCGGAGGCCTGACGGGTCGGGAACCCGGAGTGCTGGGAGTGGTCCTGACCAGTGAAATGGTGCATGCAGAGGTGATTCTGGACTTCCATCACGTGCATCCTCTGAGCTTCAAACTGCTGACTTTGCTCAAGCCCGACAGAACTTTGCTCATCACCGACGCCATGCGTGCTGCAGGCTTACAAGACGGCATTTACGATCTGGGAGGCCAGGAGGTCACCGTGCAAGGTGGGGTCACCCGCACCCTCTCAGGCTCTCTGGCAGGCAGTGTGCTGACCATGGATCAGGCTTTCAGGAATGCTGTGCAGTGTGGTCTCTCTGTTGAGGAGGCATCCAGACTGGCCTCTCTGAATCCTGCAAAGTATCTGGGGCTGGAAAAGAAAGGCATGCTGGAACAGGGCTGGGATGCAGACCTGGTGGTTCTGGGGCCTGATCTGGAGGTGCATCAGGTGTTTGTGGGTGGAACACAGGTCAAGCAGGAAATCCAGCCTGTTTAGTGGTCGAGATCAAAAGAGGAAGCCCAGGGCTTCCTCTTTCTCGCAACATCAATGCAGAACTTCCACCAGAAAACCTCCAGGACAGCGGTAATAAAAAGTCCAGGAGCCGTGGAGTTTCCGTGGGGATTCTGCCTCGAGACCATCACGGATCATCTGCTGGTGGATTTCATTGACTTTTTCTTCACTGGGCTGAATGAACCCGATGTGGAAACCCTCAGGATACTGGGCACCTTTGCTCTTGAAGATGCCCATGACCATGCCATTGTCATCGGTCAGAAAGGACATGTGGTCATTGGGTTTTCCCATGGTCTTCATTTCAAAATATTTCTGCAGAAAATCTCTGGTGCCAGCCACATCATCAACAAGCAGGGTCAAATGATTCAATCTCATGGAATGTCCTTTCACGGGTGGATCAACCACCCTCGGGAGGGGACGAATGCGCAATGATTTGACAGTGTCCTGTCAACATTCAGCTTATGCTTTTGACAGCATGCTGTCAATTTAGGCTGGATAGCTTAAGGGAAGTTCACATTCTACAGTTCACAGTGAGACTGGCCGCCATGCAGAAGCCAGCATGTTGACTGGAACCAGCAGCAGATCAGCAACCTGCAGTCACTCCTGTTGCACAGAACAACACAACAGACGTTTCTCCAGTTGCACAAGCAAATGTCCCAGGGTTTTGAGAGCATCAACATCCAGGTCTTTTGCCACTTCATTGGCCCACTGGATCTGCGCAGCCTCTATTTGCTGCAAGACAGCTTTACCCTGGTCAGTCAGCACCAGCAATTTTGCACGCTTGTGGCAGGGGTTGTCCTGGTATTCAGCGAGGCCTTCTTGCTCCAGAACATCTGCCACACGTTGTACACTCTGGCGGGTGAGGCCCATTCTGCGGGCAATGGTCGCCACCGAACTTCCCTCCTCACCCATGGCTCCCAGAACCTGCCATCTGGCTGTGCTCTGTCCGGTGGGACGGGTGATCTTCTCCCCTGCCTCGCCGATCAGGCCGTGCAGTCGAAAG
Protein-coding regions in this window:
- a CDS encoding VOC family protein, which translates into the protein MRLNHLTLLVDDVAGTRDFLQKYFEMKTMGKPNDHMSFLTDDNGMVMGIFKSKGAQYPEGFHIGFIQPSEEKVNEIHQQMIRDGLEAESPRKLHGSWTFYYRCPGGFLVEVLH
- the nagA gene encoding N-acetylglucosamine-6-phosphate deacetylase, which translates into the protein MKHSLTGQVLTAQGLKTGTLHFDQQVLGFEEQELQGPQNLILPGFIDVHVHGGGGFDVMDGLEGIRGMARYHARHGTTSLLATTMTGPWDQVVEVLRDIKQASQTQEPDCAQVLGAHLEGPFISKHRLGAQPDFTLEPTPERVSEALSAGNIRVVTLAPEVPHAAGGIRQFVDAGVRVSIGHTAGNEQDALQAVELGASSCTHTFNATGGLTGREPGVLGVVLTSEMVHAEVILDFHHVHPLSFKLLTLLKPDRTLLITDAMRAAGLQDGIYDLGGQEVTVQGGVTRTLSGSLAGSVLTMDQAFRNAVQCGLSVEEASRLASLNPAKYLGLEKKGMLEQGWDADLVVLGPDLEVHQVFVGGTQVKQEIQPV
- a CDS encoding MarR family winged helix-turn-helix transcriptional regulator, which codes for MSADAASPPEVPRTPAAETFSQVVVQIFRLHGLIGEAGEKITRPTGQSTARWQVLGAMGEEGSSVATIARRMGLTRQSVQRVADVLEQEGLAEYQDNPCHKRAKLLVLTDQGKAVLQQIEAAQIQWANEVAKDLDVDALKTLGHLLVQLEKRLLCCSVQQE